From Hypanus sabinus isolate sHypSab1 chromosome 26, sHypSab1.hap1, whole genome shotgun sequence:
cggaccataccataattattcaaacttctcttaaatgttctctGTGCCCGTGGTGTAGTGCTATCTGCAACCAGACTTCGGAATAAGAGGTCCCTGTTTCAAATCCAACCGGCTcctgcagtcctgacgaagggtctcggcccgaaatgtcgacagcgcttctccctatagatgctgcctggcttgctgcgttccaccagcatgttgtgtgtgttgtttggctcCTTACACGCTTTCCATCAAACGTCGAGCTAACGACTCAGCATCATAAAACAGACAAACACTAAAGAATTTGCAAGGTTGCCACCCGATGCACCAAACAAGGCACAGGGAGGAGCCAGCcaactcttaaatgttgcaattcaacctgcattcaccacttctgctggcagctcattccacactctaatGAAGAGGAGCCCCCCCCTCAgggttcacctttcacccttagcctatGACCTCCTGTCTCacctggaaaaagcctgcttgcatttggaaAAGGGATTGATTCGAGCTGAGATTGTGCCCCTGTGAACATTAGCCCCTGACGGATACTTTACCCAAGATCATGTTCCTTGTCTAAGTGCATGTCTCCGAGTACACccagacagagaggaggaaaccAATTCAAAAAAAGGCCACTAAACCTCATGGATGTTTGTTACAGGGAAGTGTGAGGGGCCAGCTCAGTAAGTGTGTTACCCGAGACACAACTCAGCAATGAGACCTTTAAAAACACTCTGCTCCAAGTTAGTAATTCTGTACTCAGTTTTAATGTTTTTGTTGCAATTAGCGTATGCAgctaaaacatagaaatctacagcagattacaggcccttcggcccacaatgttgtgcttaccatgtaacctactctagaagctgcctcgAATTTCCCCAATGCtttgtcctctatttttctaagctccatttacctatctaagtctcttaaaagaccctatcatttccgcctctaccactgttgctggcagtgcattccacgcacccaccactcactgtgtgaaaaacttactctgACATCccttgtacctactcccaagcaccttaaaactatgcccctcgtgttagccattccagccctggaaaaaagcctctggctattcacacgatcgatgcctctcatcatcttatacacctctatcaggtcacctctcatcctctgttgctccaaggagaaaaggccaaattcactcaatttattctcataaggcttgctcccaatccaggcaacatccttataaatctcctctacactctctcgatagtatccatatccttcctgtagtgaggcgaccaataTCTCCCTGGCGTCCAGTGCTACATAGGGAAAAAAGTTCAAAGTCATTTTGCTGGGGTGTTTATCTCAGCCCTACATAGGGAATATTTGCAATGCAAACACGAACTATACCACAGTTCGCTCATCCAGCACAGATGCCCATCTTATAGACGATCTCAGATTCCAatccagctgtttttttttaatgctggtgACAAGTATTAACATATAGCCCATGGCATAAAACATACCCATGGGAAAACATTGCTCTTATTACACGCTCTTTTTGTTGGTTTGGGAGGTGAGCAGAAAGAAACTTACCTGTCAAAGGCCTTGACTCTGCCCAGCAGCTTCTTGTTGTTCCGGCAGTTAATAAGGACCTGTGTGTTATTTTTGACTGACTGTGTCAGAACAGACAGGGGCCCCGTATTaaactcctcttcctctctcttctGCAACTCCTCGGGAGTCATCTCGCTCTTTGGCTTGTTTAACAGACTCCTGGGGTAAGAGAAACAAAAACATTTGTTTTATGAGGCACACAACTTTAAATAACATGACAAGCACGCTGCGAAACCTgcggagattcggcatgacatctaaaactctgacgaAGTTCTATAGATGTGTCGTGGAGAGTAATGACTGACTGAATCACAGCCTGACATGGAAACAccatgcccttgaacagaaaagcctacaaaaagtagcggaTACGCGCAGTCCATCATGCGCAAAGCACGCATCGAGCACGTCTACACAGaactggcccttcagctcacCAAATCTGCACCGGTCACCATTCCAATCAAAACTAAGCCTATTTACCTGTGGTTTAttcattcatgtgtctgtccaaaTACCTCTActggaagtgcagtgcaggtgccTATCACACAGCTGGCTGGTGGCGCAATGCCGGACTCCGGggtgaaggctcccgagttcgaatccaagtcgggccaccccTGAGCACACTTgccgggttgagcgttgagctagccactcggcctcgtaagaaatacaagggtcgagtcaggaacgttcatatcgtgacccggttaatccgaaaggagaccaatcctaaCATcacgcgccagacaagaatggctgactatCTGGTGCAAAAACAtgcttaaaaaaaaacctgccacACTCTGTATAAAAACAAAATTTCtttctctcatcttaaacctatgccctctagcatTTGATCTTTTCAACCCAGGAAAAAGACCAATACCTAATCAGCTTTTCGTTCATTATGAGCTCCACCTCCTCCCGTGGTTTCCCATGACCCTGatccggggggagggggggtctaAGCAAGTGCTACATCTTGCTCATGCAGGCCAGcagaggaaaggagcaccttgcaactcctttggtagagatttatctccaccccaccaccctactcTAACTAAGTCTCTCATAACTTTATACATTTCTACCAAGACTCCCCTCACCCTCCGGCATCCGGTGGCAAAATTCCCTTCCAAGCTTTCCTTATTGCCAATagactccaatccaggcaacttcagCTGCATCCTGTCCAAAACCTGCCcattcctcccacagtgtgaccataTAGTCAGCAGCACGCATAATACTTCAGGTGGCTTAACTAAACTTTCATACAGCTGCAACACTACACCCCAACTTTAATGCTCAGTGCCCTGGCGATGAAGGCAAGAATATCGTAGGCCTTCTTTATAACCCTAATCGATTTGAGACAACTCCACtcaaacacctctatcagattcTCCTTTCACACAGCAGTCACGTTTCAATTGAATAAAAAGGGAACAAGTTATGAGCTCAATGGTTAATTGGGGTGCCACCATAGCACAGCAGCTATTGTGACACCATTACAGCTCTGGGCATCTGAGTACGGAGTTCAATTCGAACGTCCTCTAAGAAAGCTTGCACCCTGTTGTCATGTACACATGGATTGCCTCCAGGAGCTCTGATTTacccccacagtccagagacatacTGTTtattaggttaattagtcattgtaaattgtcctgcgattaggctaggattaaataggtgcACTGCTCGTTAAGCCAGAGGGGCCTGTTAcgcactgtattgctaaataaaagaATAAAGTGAATTAAATAGAAACTGTGCACATATTGCAGAGAGTTTGTTGGTCTAGATCCCACACGGCTGGATGACAGCACTGTAATGCAAGCAGCTTGCAGGATTTTTTAATGTACTTGTCCACAGGGCACGGACATCAGTGCCAATGGCAGCATTTTACCGTCCGGAGCTGACTCCTCAGTCCAGGAGCAGTGACGACCAACCACTTTGCTTTTGACAtcagagcagccagagcagggACGATTGGCAACTTTCCATCCCTTAAGGGCATGAGCGAAGAGCACAGGTTTTTACTCACTTTCTGGTGTTTTTAGTCACTTTTGCTGAGATTAACTTTTTATTAAAACTCCAGATTTACATTGGTTAAAGtaacactttacagcagcagtgatcggggttcaattcccaaccgCCATCTGTAAACAGCAATGtccacaaagtactggaggaagtcagcaggtcaggcagcatctgcggaagtgaataaacagtcaacgtttcagactgagactgttcttcaggactggagctgaaggaagacgccagaataaaaagtggagggaagggaaggaggatagtgagaaggtgacaggtgaagtcaaGGGGgggggtagaaaaggtaaagaatctgatagaagagagtgTACCATCagcgaaagggaaggaggggcatgaGGGAAAAGTGATagggagatgaggagaagaggccagagtggggaatacaaGAGGGAAGTGGGAGGCAACCttcggaatacaaggtgttgccccTCCATCCTGAAGGGGCCCTCATTGCGGCAGAAATGTGAATCAACATgtcagtacaggaacagggataggaattaaaatggttggccaccggggAATTCCaattctggcagatggagcagaggtgcaccCGACAAAGCGGTCTCCCGATTtaagtcgggtctcaccaatgcagataAGGCAACATCAGTAGCACTGGGTAGAacagacaaccccaacagattcacaggtggaatgctgcctcacctggaagggctctttggaaccctgaatggaggtgagggatgagATGAATGGGCAGACGTAGCATTTCTCTCACTTGCAGGGacatgtgccaggagggagattagtggggacacatgaatggacaagggctgtctgtgaggagtttggacattctcctgggtttcctccctcattccaaaaatTAGGGGTTAAGAGTTATGAGACTGCTATACTAGTGCTGGAAACATGgcagctccttacaggcagcccccAGCACAAACTTTGTATTGTGTTCGTCATTGacaaaacacatttcactgtatttttcgatGCACAGGTAACAAATAGGGCTAATCTTTACAATCTTTACTCGAATTTAAATTACCAAACACCTATGACAGGATTCAAAATCACTGCATAGGATCAAAGATCAATCAGTACTCATTAAGCACTTCACTCCCAATCCCTTAGTAAATGCAAATTTCTCAATTTGGTCTCATGTAATTGCAAGCTCCCCTCACTTCCTGCCCAAATGCTACTGCCGTCTCTTACATGGACAACTGTGAGAACATTTAGTTGAAAGTTCTTTGAACGGTGGACATGGTTTTTTTGGTAGTTAGGGAACGTAGGGTgtcggggtggagatacgtctctaccaaaggaagtgtaagatgttccttccctccgctaacctgcaggtcacccttgggcaatgtgtagcacctgcttagcccccgatcagggtcatgtgaagccatgggggcaggtggtggatggtcgtacgagcagctggtgcagatcacaagtcctgatcatgtgaccactgacaccaggcagacaatctctgaagagtattgataatggctggtggggggggggtcacccatcttgtaaagatactgcccagaagaaggcaacgacAAACAACAtgtatagaaaaatttgccaagaacaatcacaatCATGAGAAGACCACtattgcccacgtcatacaacatggcacataatgataatgatggaagCTAGTCAGATACTCTAAGATAGATTTTATGAATCAACTagattttatatttttgtttttattaaacAAGGAATCAGTACGTCACCTAAGACAaccgcaaatttctacagatgtatcctggagagcattctacctggctgcatcaccgtctggtatgggggggggggggggcataggatggaaataagctgcagagaattgtccTGCATACTATGGTTTATAACTTCAaggagcgtccattattaaggacctcaccacccaggtcatgccatgttctcattgctatcatcagagaggaggtacaggagcctgaatgtaCACACCCGACAATTCAGgggacttcttcccctctgccatctgattccgaaTGGACACtgaccccatgaacactacctcattgcttttttttttaatttgtttttgcaTAAGTACTTATACACACATACTTGTTGTAATCTtgttgtttttcttctgtttatGCACTGCATtgtaaaacaacagatttcaggacatatgccggtgatattaaacatgattctgattcaagcGCACCGATTGCTCAAATTCCAACAGCAGCAACTGGATAGGCTTTTTATTCCCCCCAAATAAAAGTTAAAACCCGAGGTACAAGACATGAAAGCTGCgaggaactgcagagagctgtgtgtGGGGTTATATTCCAGTTTCTGACACGTTCGAGTGCTTGAGGCAGTGCGGGAAAGGTAATCTTGACTGTTGTAATGAGTAATGACACGGATACAGCTAATCTGAATTAGGTTGTAAGAACTGTACAAGAGGCAGGTGTGAACTAGTAAAACACAAACTCAAGATGCAAGACAAACACTTGGTAAGAAAACTAGCAGTGAAAACCCCAAATTTAAAACCATTTGGGTTGTAAGCCAGGATTTATAACTCTAAATTTTTTTAAACTGTCTATGCTGGAaattacaaataaaaacaaaaagtagtcctgtagcggtgtgctacacgcagcgctaaaattacgacacggagtcggtaactgcagtcgaaggaaaaaactttattcgaaatcttcagcctcacttttaagcctccctcaacctgccccccatggcgcagaggctccaaagctctgtgctcgcaaacccccgtaggctatctaattgtgagtcggttcggatgtgccaggaaatgggtcgccacataacccccccccccccccagaaccggcgatacaccccccaatgtccacagtctgggccagaacctgcttgggaggtcggcctctgcgccaggtccacatgggccggtttgaggcggtccaccgtgaaaacctcctctttccccccaacgtccagcacgaacgtggacccgttgttccggagcaccataaacggcccctcgtatggccgctgcagcggtggccgatgcccgccccttcgtacaaacacaaacttacagttctgtaggtctttgggtacgcaggtcaggtgccgcccgtgctgtgaagtgggtatgggggccaggttaccgagcttctcgcgtagtctgcccaggactgctgtgggatcttcctcttgcccccttggggctggtaggaactccccggggatgaccaggggtgcgccgtataccaactcggctgacgaggcgtgcaggtcgtccttgggcgctgtgcggatgccgagtaggacccagggaagctcgtccgcccagttggctcctcgcaggcgggccatgagggccgacttcaggtgacggtggaaacgctccactagcccgttcgactgtgggtggtaggcagtggtgtggtgcagctgagtccccaaaaggctggccatagctgaccacaggctggaggtgaactgggtgcctctgtcggaggtaatgtgggctggtacaccaaagcgagatatccaagtggcgatcagggctcgggcgtaagattcagaggtggtgtcggtgagcgggaccgcctctggccatcttgtgaaccggtccacaatagtcaggaggtgccgcgctccacgcgacactggcagggggcccacaatatccacatgaatgtggtcgaaacgccggtgggcgggatggaactgctgcggtggggctttggtgtgccgctgcaccttggccgtctggcagtgcatgcacgttttggcccattcactgacctgtttgcggagtccgtgccaaacgaacctgctggaaaccatccggacagttgtccggatggagggatgcgccaagttatgaatggagtcgaaaacgcggcgccgccaggctgtcgggatgatggcgacgtcacagagtagggtcctctcacccgggcccatggggaggtcctggagctgcaaaccggagactgcggttctgtaactcggaatctcctcatccgcctgctgcgcctctgccagtgcctcaaagtctaccccttgggaaagggcatgaacggtagggcgagagagcgcatccgccacgacattgtccttacccgagacgtgccggacatccgtcgtgtattcagagatgtaggacaggtggcgttgctggcgggacgaccaggggtcggacgctttcgtaaacgcaaaggtaagcggtttgtggtccgtgaacgcggtgaagggccgaccttcgaggaagtacctgaaatgccggattgccaggtagagcgccaacagttcccggtcgaaagcactgtatttgagctcgggtggtcacaggtgtttgctgaaaaacgccaggggttgccagcgacctgcgatgagttgctccagcaccccaccgactgctgtgtttgatgcgtccactgtgagggcggtaggggcgtccattctgggatgtactagcattgcggcgtccgccaaagcttcctttgtttgaacgaaagcagcggcggactcctcgtcccaggtaatgtccttgcttggaaccgacatcagggcgaacagggggcgcatgatccgggcagctgaagggaggaagcggctgtagaaattgaccatacctacgaattcctgaaggcctttgatcgtggtgggttgggggaagtggcggaccgcatctaccttagcgggcagaggggttgccccgtctttagtaatcctgtggcccaggaagtcaatggtatcgagtccaaactggcatttggcggggttgattgtaagaccgtactcactcagttgggcgcagagttgacagaggtgggacagatgctcctgacgactgctgctggctatgaggatgtcatccaaatagatgaacgcgaagtccaggtcccgtcccaccgcgtccattaaccgctggaacgtctgagcggcattcttcaggccgaacggcatgcggaggaactcaaaaaggccaaacggggtgatgagagccgttttggggacgtcgtcaggatgcatcgggatttgatggtaccctcggacgaggtctaccttggagaagatccgtgcaccgtgcaggtttgctgcaaagtcctgaatgtgcggcacagggtagcggtccggtgtggtagcctcgttcagcctgcggtagtcgccgcacggtctccagccccctgtcgctttgggccccatgtgcaggggggaggcccatgggctgtcggtccgccggatgatccccaattcctccatcctctggaactcctcctttgccagtcggagcttgtccgggggaagctgccgagtgcgggcgtggaggggtggtccctgggtcgggatgtggtgctgtacgccgtgcctgggcatggccgctgtgaactgcggtgccagaaccgatgggaaatccgccaggaccctggtgaagtcgttgtcggacagcgtgatggagcagaggtgaggggctggcaactgggctgcacccagggagaacgtctgaaaggtctcggcgtggatcagcctcttcctgggcaggtcgaccagtaggctgtgagcccgcaaaaaatccgcacccagaagcggttgggctacggcggccagtgtgaagtcccatgtgaactggctggagccgaactgtagctgcacctgacgggtgccataggtccttactgtgctgccattcacagccctcagggggggacccggtgccctgctgcgggtgtcgtaactcgtctgaggta
This genomic window contains:
- the snrpd2 gene encoding small nuclear ribonucleoprotein Sm D2, which encodes MSLLNKPKSEMTPEELQKREEEEFNTGPLSVLTQSVKNNTQVLINCRNNKKLLGRVKAFDRHCNMVLENVKEMWTEVPKSGKGKKKSKPVNKDRYISKMFLRGDSVIVVLRNPLITGK